gagacacagactgatgcgacaaaaccagtaagtagctgtacagcgcacactgtagtctaaagcacacaggagtattagcttatcacgtacacgttggtaagctgccctccagcactatcagcagcaggagcagcagcaacccctcaacagcaacattgtacccatcacgtaaaacataggctacgtttgctttgcctcacaacagtgatatagtatgatgcgatcccataCTAGATTCTtggtgaatgtgtgttgttgttattcaccctggttcaatgtgcccctttttaactttgagcacccgcccctataaacgtctctgcacggccctgtgGAAGAAGGTGACCTGGTCTGACTCTTTTCTTTCACGGTGTTGagcaatgttctgctgggaaaacTTAGGTCCATGTGAATGTTACTTTGACACGTTCCACCTACTTAATCATTGTTGCAGACCCTTTCCTGGAAACGACATTTCCTGATTGCTGTGGCTTCTTTCAGCAGAGCCTTCCCGCAATCTGCCACAAAGCAGAAATGGTTAAGGAAGAGCACAACAGTGAGTCTGAAGTGTTGGCCCCCAAATcccccagatctcaatccacTTGAGCAACTGTGGGCAGTGCTGGACAAATCATTCTGATCCATGGAAGCCCCACCTCATAGCTTACAGGACTTCAGTTACCATCTTGGTGCAGGTGCCACAGAACACCTTCAGGAGTCTAGAGGAGTCTTTGGCTCAATGGATCAGGGCTGTTTTGATTGTTTTGACGTAGTTTTGAAGTTGGCcgttttaaaaacacacaggagGTTGTTTGAATATGTGAATAGGAACATTTTTACAGTTTCCTTTTTAACATCCTTGCTATGATAACTGAAGCGTATCTGACGTCAATAGAATGTCTGTTAAAAATCGAACAGCATTTGGTGCACCTGTGGTGGCAGAATGCAATGGTTGATTAATCATTTTGGTGTTAATGACTTAGATGTCGGCTATTTGTTTAGTAGTTGTCAGTCACGGTACTACTGTGGCTGTGATTTCTGATTCCGGGGGTCTTGAAAGCCGGTTTGGGCTGGGCTTGATGTATTCTCTGCaacacaataacaaaataaaagcattagcCATTACTGTATGTaccttttaatcatggcttttGTTTCACAATGCTTTTGTTTAGTTTCTTTGGAACAGAAGCGGCTGATGATTGTAGCGTGGTGATCAGCACAGGTTCTGGGCTCAATGCCAGGCTCgggcctctgtgtgtgtgtgtgtgtgtgtgtgtgtgtgtgtgtgtgttctctgtTTAGTGAATTTAAACTGGCTGTAACTTTGAATTGTTGTCTGTCTCAATGTgctagccctgcgacagactgacAACTATTACAGTTAGCATGATTTTGtattttccaattactttttatttttatttcatattgttttttttattagttcagtttagtttcagttaatTTCCAGGGTGGATATTCTAGTTTCTACTTTActttattgtttgaaaatgaTTAGGTTGGGGTtttggttttagttttagtttttattagtttcggtatcagttttagtttattttttttttatttttcaaatattaCTATATAGAAGTTTTATGTCAGAGGAAAAAATTAGTCAAGTACAGGTATTACAAAAAAGACATGCATTCTTACAAACAGTTGACTCACAGACTTGTAGACATCCTGAGTCTCAATAATCAAGCCTAGCAGTGCCTCATCGGGCAAGTTGGAAATATGTTTTACTAAATTAACAGATACTAAAGTTAAGGATATTTCccttatatttttattttagtttagtcAGTTTTCAAAGTCCACagtttttttcagttattttttttatgtttttttcaaaactgtAGAGTGCGGGCCATTGAACCATTTTCCTTCCTGGATGGATTCTCATTTAAATATCTGAAGTGCTTTCTTCCGGTATTTACAGCAGGTAAAATAAATAGTGAACATGTCAAACAGTTTTCTAAGTAAATATGTTTCGGTAACTACATCAACATCCGTATCAGCATACAACACTGGCACGCTTCATATAACTGAAGGAAGgatgaaagaaaaaatgcaTCCGCTGCCAGGATGCTGATGATGAAACGAGGGTGGACGTTTCCTCAAGACTGGTGATCCCGAACGCACAGCCAAGGAGGTTTCAGAGGAATAAAATAAAGCTGCTAAAATGATCCAGCCAATCAGCTGACCTGAATCCAAATGAAATTCTATAGAAAGAACTAAAGGTCAGAGTTCACGGAAGGGGTCCACTGAACCATTAGGActgtttgtgtggaagaattGGGACAAAATGACACCTAGGCAATGTATGCGACTAGTTTGTCTTTATGTAAGAGGCATTTTGAAGCTGTAGTCACCAACAAGGCTTTTGTACAAAGTATTGAATAGATTTTTGTAAGCGTGTTAAATACTTTTCCCCATGATTACACATAATGTGTGGATTGGATGGGTTTTTTGTCGATAGCACCTTTACAAATATATTTACTGAGAAAACTGGTGACGTGTTCAATACTTGTTTACCCGTTGTATCTCAGTGATATGGTGAAAtttgttacagcaaaaaatgaaaacaactgcaagagggaagaaaaaacttTAATGTAGTTCTTCGAAAGAAAGAACAATTAACAAAGGAACAGAGGCAGTATCAGACTATCAGTAACATGGTATTTTGATGTTATTCGTAATAACTGCTGACTACCTCAGTGACTTGGTAAAGGTTCTTATAATAAGAAATGACAGCGACAGTACCAACAGGAAACTTTTTCACAAGAAAAAAGTGGCAGCACCTGCACTGCCTGGCAGTCATATACAAACTTTTACCATTTCCTGAAAGtgtatttaaataaacaaataacaaaCAACTAGGCAATGGATGTGACATTTTATTCAAAGTGTTTTTCTCTCCAAACAGGCAGGCTGGCGTTTCACTTACATAAAGCAGAACTTATATTTTTCAGTTAAGGTCCCTTCTTCCTCAAGCAGCATATCTAACAAACAATCAGCTTTTGTAGTGCAATGTTGTCCTTATATTGTTTTCAGCGCTCCTATTTTGGTCCTCACTTACATGGAAAATGTTAAAACCAGTTCAGATCAACTGTTTTTGGTCCTACCAGTGTTACAGTGATTTTACTGTTAAGTagttaatataatttgaaaacACACTGACACTTAAACACAGatgtaaactttaaaaagtccttttaaaagtgtctttttataaatatgcattgatacaaaaataacataaaaatagacTCTTTCTTAAATCCCATTACAGTGGCTACCCTGTCAGCAGGCTTCATACTGTACAAGAGGAACTCTGAACCACGTGCACAGACGACAGCAGATGCTCCATCAGGATACGTACAGTAGTGACTAAATGGCACACACGCCTTGAAGTCTGAGAGATCCACACAGAACAACAGgtcctgctttgtttttagcTCGGCTTTTTAGATGTTCAGTCAATTCTGCACAGTCCAGACCTCCAGGTCTTGTACAATAAAGTCCTCATTTGTGGAGAGAGGTGCATTGTGAAAAGTCGGACTGGAAAAGCTTGAACCGCGGTACAGATCAGCATCCAGCCACAGGGCAAAGCCACTCCtaaagacagagaaaacaatAGCACGTTAATATCAGATCTTTGAAAACTCATTGataggaaaataaataaataactgtataACTTACCCGCCTCCACCGAGCTGCAATGAATCCCAGTTTCCACTCACAAAGTACGAGTTCACCCCACTCCACTTGTATACCTAGATAACAAAGACATAAAAACATCTTAAACTCAGTGCAGATTTCTACAATAAGTGAAATTATTTCATGACAAAAGCATCCTGTAAATAGACTAGAGGTAAAACATTAACAACAGTTCAACTCTTACCTGGAAGTCGGGATTGAAGCTGAACAAGAAGGTTTCTCCTGTACCGTAGCAGTATTTACTGACTCTGAATGGATCTGAAGAAAAAGCCCCAAACACCTGAAAATACACCAAGACACCAGTTTGTTAAAGGAGATGCTGGTAATGGAGGAAGCAGTTTAATTTTCTTGGTACAGAAAATGGAGACTAAGGAGCAGGATACAAACCTTTTTGTGCATGTCTTTGACCACCAGCAGCACAGGGCTGTCCACCTCAGCCATGTTCCTGTACAGAGTCTTCAGGCTGCTCCCATGGATGGCTGTGCTGTAGACCAGCTGCCACTGATAACCATAGGTCCTTGCTGGCATGTGAGCAGCAAGCTGTTTAACAAAGGAGTTACTCATCAAATCATGTCCTGACAAAACTAATGCGTCATTTCATCTAAAATCAACACAGTTCTGCTGCTTGACTGTCTACAATTTGCATAAAAATTTTATGGTGTGAGTATGACTTCCGGGCAGAGCTGCCACTTATGTCATAAATAATCATTGCTGTGAAAATTTAGCTGCAAGTTGGagattgtgaaacagaaaatcttCTAAAATGGAGGATTTGAGATGGAATTACTCTAATGataattttaaagtttttcaggAGAAAAACCATTAATTGCTGTGatccacatatatatatatatatatatatatatatatacacacatgtgtGTTACTTACTTTTTCTAGGTGATAGTCATCTAGCAGATGACTCTGGTCAGTGAGGACAGGGAGATCATCATCGACTTCCAGCTGGTACTCGGGCTCTTCTGCCTCAGAGGCGTCTGAGCTGCACAGACTCTGGCAGCGTTTGGACTCTTTCACTGTGATGATCTGAAGGAGGCAAGCAGAAAAAGTGGCATCATGTTACACCGCTATTCACTGCTCTCCTTTTTTGTTATTTGGGAAATTTTTTAATGCATTACATATATAAGTTTACTTAAGTATTAAAGGTTGTAATTCATTTAAACCACAAACAACAGACCTACTGTATAGCAAGAAACTGCAATGCATGGTGACAGAAAACATTTCCTAACAAGAATACATTCAGCAGAGTAATCTTACCTCAACATAAGGCTCCATACAGTCACTGGCAATGTAAAGCACCTTAATATTTTCTGCCAGCCGCTTCATAGCTCCTGATTTCTCTGTCAAGCGCTGCTCTCTGCTGTACCACATGTCTGCTAACCAAACTGCCATGAAGGCAGTTCTTATATACTCTGGGTTACTTTCCCTTTCTACGTCTGCAGCCTTATTGGTCAGACATTTGAGTAGATGTCTGCTGATTGGTCAGCTCTGACAGTGAACAGTTTCTTTTCTCACTAAATAGGAAGCTGAAGCCACGTTCTGGGATCTAGAGGGAAAAGGATGTCCATATATAGACCCTACAGCCTCAGGGATAACCGCCAAGCTCTCTGATTGCACTTACTGTAAGTTACTGAGGAGGGCTTGCTGTGTAAAAATGCCTGAGTGTAAGAGAGCTTGAGAGTATAAACTTTGGAAGACCTTTGTTTATTATTTCCACATTTAGCTGAGTGGGTTGGTGTAAATCTTACTTCCCAGCTTTTAAAGGTGTGGTTGAAAAGCGGTCGAGGTGGTCAACTTTGCATTGCAAAAGGTGCAAAAGTCATTTCaagaggctcaaaagtaattgtaCAAACGAACATCACACTGAatctaattattttttataaatacTTGAATGAAAATCCTTTACAGTCAATAACTGCCTGATTGTTCTGAGTCTTTgattcagtgtttttctctgttcaaGTTTTGGTTCATGTAAATATATTCTGATGAGTCTTAGTTTGCTTAGTGTTTCtattttctttgtgtattttcctttttataaTTAGCCTCAAGCTCTTAGTTCCTGCTCAaagttttgtttacattttgtattttatgcctcccttgtgtttctccttcagtgtctttttctgttgttctCATGTTCTTGCTTTACTTTGGtagtttttttctaatttgtgTCTCACGTTTGCTTTTACTTGCTTGCTCATTGGTTACACCTGCTTTGTTTATCCACCTGTTCCTCTTTTCCTAATCAGCCTTGGTTTATTTAAACCCTCAATTTTTGTATTCAACTGAAAAACTTTTTTGATAGTTAAATTTTTTTAAGATAATCTAAGTATTGTATATCAAAGAAACATGATgcattattgtttcattattctttttttttatcttctgtcCCTTGAGGTGGACATTAGGTCTTGTCTTATCACAGAATGATATGCTGGCTGAGTCAGGTAGAAGGAATTTTACTCGGAAGTGTGGAAGTGGACTCACACTTAGAGCTGGCAGGAGATGAGGTGGAAGAGGGCCAGATATCAAAGCAAGAAGGTGAGAGTTCAGATGAAGGACATACCaggcaagggcgtagatttggttttggcattggtggggacgggtgtttcaaccaccgaaccccgccctttttctttttttttctccttttcgtctttgcttcttgataaaaaaggacaaatatacttgcctacatatgctattctacatgctattaaaacatgtaaaattacaattcatagttttatatgtgaattatataatgttaaattactattaaacaaatgactgactaagtatttcagactttagtttacttcagccatattccacataaatcaggtatcatacaaaaataaaaatagcttcaaatacagtcaagacaataaaagaatatgactttaaggacttaaatgTGGGATGGAgcgatttcgcaggtctttcctccccactgctgtcagactccacaacaaagacttttgcagctgatcaaacacacataaGACGTtgtaagttgtatttttactcaggtgtatataacatttgtattctatttttatcctaatgtatattttattctattttattctattctttacagttgtgtacagtatattattcttattgtattctaatttttgctatataactttgcactgtccactttctgctgtgacaaaatGAAAGGTAATCTTATCTTAACAcgattacttcagttatagtacaccaacttctcttatacattagcactaagagAACACTAAATGaactggtggtttttgtccataaaactcatctaagatgaccacaaaattattattctgtgcttgatgtgcctcacctttggccctggcttttcccctctgactgcactaggacatattgataaaataacacattgattcgtgccatataaaaagtgagacaattcagattctttgtcaaatctacactaatcaatcaatttacatcagcagccaAACAATTgtagtgcaaactgcactacaataAGTGGtatggaatatttgcaaaatcatgactacctcatgatattttgtctcaaaaattaaccctatgaatatgtcagtgccactaggatgaaattattgtgtcaccaacattttaacgtagAGACATATAATTCTAACAGCCTCtttaaactaatatcctggcttgctcgaggctgccgttttttcttacagtttcaatcaaaattagacaTGTTGCTCTGAGACTGGGAGAACTAATAGAGCTGCTTGTTGTGCAGTTAGTGTCCAAAACACGTAATTCATGGTtgcatacaattttagactgatgtgggccaaagcctagcatagcctgtaacgttattatgacggacacatttcaTGAGTGAACttggctttaagtgacttacaggtttctttgaaaaatactttcttatatgcacGTTCTTCCTcgttgctgccatcctcctctcctcctcgcaGCGCAGGTTTGCCGCTGctgaaactaaacagagctccctgaaaagctcagccaatcacattggccatatttgtcacatgaggtcggactccagtagagaacgtaatttaactctttctgcaccgctgggtgactgagacgctgacagatcgatttttttctttctatcgtttttttttttttacaagaagcgatcaaattattggtggggacaattcaataatcgctggatattggtggggacgtGTCccctccgtccatgccaaatcgacgCCCTTGATACCAGGTTTTGAGCAGCCTGATCAGAGGCAAAATGATAACACCGGAAGTCCATTATGGACAAGAAATATTGTATACACTAGGGCTGTGAagttgtgggatttttttttcagctgccaTACTGGACGCCTGCCTGTGAGGGGAAAATGGGATTTCCTATCCATGGCAGCCTGCAACATGCATTCTGTTTAAGAGTTCTCACACAGGAGAATATGTTGAAAATGTGAGGTAGTAAGTTGTCGAGTCGCAAATTTTGAAAGATTCTCCAAGCACCGCCCAGGTTAGAAGAAAGTTGATTTCCGCGTCCAAATTCCAGTATAATCTAGTATTTTATCAACTCTACAAATGTCAATATTACCCCAATTATCGATGGAATATGTTTCTCAATAATTTCTCCCAATCAGTTGTCAGTTTGCACTTTGTTTCGTTTTTAATTTCCGACACTTGTGTTACACAACTTTCCAAGCACTATTCCCAGCAGCCATCATTTTTAATTGACAGTTTTATGGCCAAAACTATAAACATCAAACCGACCGCAGAACAAAAACAATTAATCCAACTTTGTCGGGTTTGCTGCCAGGGATAGGCTAGTATAAAAGTTAAGCGTTGAGGAAGGGTTAACAAGGTTTGTTTGCTATATTTCTTAAAGAAGTGTGGTTCACAACTTTCTGGCAGCAAAGACGGGCAGAGAGGCTCCCAGGTGCATCTTTAGCAGGACcaagtttatttaaatctatGTTTGGACTTGTCACCGTTGGCCATAACACCATCAAAGGTTACTTATTAATCCTAATCACTACATTTCAAACAGTAATAATCAACACGTGCTTGTACAACAAGTGGCACAAGCTTCATTAATATAACTGTAGATAATATTTGACCTAAATACATGGCTCTTGTGATTCGATCGTGTAGGTTAAATGCTTATCACAGTGATTCCATTATATAAAACACTCCAGTGTAGGTGTATACGAGTATATATGattatatagtatatatatGAGTATATGTCCAGTGTATACAGGTATATATGTCATGAAAAAAACACAACGAAGTCCAGCTTTCGACTACGAAGGACACtcaaaagttttgttttggaaGGGGTAAaattactgtttttattttttatttttttgtatacaCGATGTGTGTTTTCATAAATGTGTTGGCGTTCCCTGTATTTAGGGTCAAAAGCTTCGTCCAGCACTACGATTGGGCTGAAATATTGGGGGTTGACGTAGTAGCGCAAAGGGATTTGCAGCATGCTTACACATCACACTTGGTAATCGTTAGAAGGATATTCTCTGGGCCAAGGGAGCCCAAACGAATGTCCTGAACTAGATATTAGAatcagtaatattaaataatcaaGGCTAGGCAGGgggtgtttttgtgtctgtctttctgATTCCAGGAAAAAGGAGCAGATAGGAGGTCGACAAGTAGCAGACGTGAATGGAGAGGATTTGTAAGGAGACAGCAGGACTGTATAATAATCATTTGCTATTGTCGCAGTATAAAAACTGCATGAGGGCCATCCTTTGTGTGAAGACAGATGCTTGATTTCACACAGACGTCCAGCGCTGTAAATTGTAATTTCAACTGCCAAAGGAAATTAAATCCTTTAAGCGACAGATATTTCTCCTGTACTTCCTTATGAAAAAAATTGAACACAACAAACTGGTGACAACGATGAGATGTTTTCAGTTGGAAAGGAGAAAAGGACAATTGGGAAGGCTCCTGACAGAGTTGCTGTCAGACGGTAGAACTCAAGAGACAACTGATTCCGGTCACGCTCAGAGAAgcccttcaaaataaaggtaAGCAGAGCCTGTTTCTATCGAAATTTGCAAAATTGGATATATACCAAATTTAAATGTGAGCGGTGAGTTGTCGAAGTTGTCTCAGTCAAATTGATAAAGTGTTTATATGATATGATACATGTTTAATGCATAAAGTTGGAATTACAAGTTTAGGTTATGGTTAACAAGGAAATAGATAAATAAGGTCTTATTACAGTTAAGGAAATAGG
The genomic region above belongs to Oreochromis niloticus isolate F11D_XX linkage group LG11, O_niloticus_UMD_NMBU, whole genome shotgun sequence and contains:
- the LOC100697863 gene encoding nuclear receptor coactivator 7 translates to MAVWLADMWYSREQRLTEKSGAMKRLAENIKVLYIASDCMEPYVEIITVKESKRCQSLCSSDASEAEEPEYQLEVDDDLPVLTDQSHLLDDYHLEKLAAHMPARTYGYQWQLVYSTAIHGSSLKTLYRNMAEVDSPVLLVVKDMHKKVFGAFSSDPFRVSKYCYGTGETFLFSFNPDFQVYKWSGVNSYFVSGNWDSLQLGGGGSGFALWLDADLYRGSSFSSPTFHNAPLSTNEDFIVQDLEVWTVQN